The following are encoded in a window of Zymoseptoria tritici IPO323 chromosome 4, whole genome shotgun sequence genomic DNA:
- the SDH4 gene encoding succinate dehydrogenase flavoprotein subunit (succinate dehydrogenase (ubiquinone); succinic dehydrogenase; complex II; menaquinol: fumarate oxidoreductase; fumarate reductase complex (that is FRD, involved in anaerobic respiration, repressed in aerobic respiration); succinate dehydrogenase complex (i. ...) yields the protein MASTALRPAALRQLLTATTTKRASTLPAASLLRTQFTQRSGFQTTARRPILPPLPQVIRGGVNDPAPVKEPSPSHGSYHWTMERLVSAALIPLTIVPFAAGSLNPVLDGTFIGMIIIHSYIGFQSAITDYFPSWRVPKTRKLADWANVAAVFLVGWGWYEFETNDIGLTAGIARVWTAGATAKDAKNKIEQKL from the exons ATggcctccaccgccctccGCCCCGCTGCTCTCCGCCAGCTCCTCACCGCAACCACCACCAAGCGcgcctccaccctccccgccgcatccctcctccgcacTCAATTCACCCAGCGCTCCGGCTTCCAGACCACTGCGCGGAGACCtattctccctcctcttccgcaagTCATCCGTGGAGGTGTCAATGACCCGGCGCCGGTGAAAGAGCCGAGTCCATCGCATGGAAGCTACCATTGGACGATGGAGAG ACTCGTCTCCGCGGCTCTCATCCCATTGACTATTGTCCCCTTCGCTGCTGGCTCGCTCAACCCGGTTTTGGACGGCACTTTCATTGGCATGATTATCATCCACTCTTACATTGGTTTCCA ATCCGCCATCACCGACTACTTCCCCTCATGGCGCGTGCCCAAAACCCGCAAGCTCGCCGACTGGGCCAACGTCGCTGCTGTCTTCCTGGTTGGCTGGGGATGGTACGAATTCGAGACGAACGATATTGGTTTGACTGCGGGTATTGCTCGGGTTTGGACGGCGGGTGCGACGGCGAAGGATGCGAAGAATAAGATTGAGCAGAAGTTGTAG